In Solidesulfovibrio carbinoliphilus subsp. oakridgensis, the sequence TATTTTCCCAGGCGGCTACCTGAGTATGCTTGTCCATATGATTTCCTCCGACACCAACGCCAAAATCCTGTCCTCGCCGCATCTCCTCGTGGCCGACAACCAGGAAGCGAGCATCAGCCTGGGGCGCGAGATTCCGATTCTCAAGGAATATCGGACCGACACCAACAACGATCCCATCAAAACCTACTCGCAACGAACCTTTGGCCTGGAACTCAAGATGACCCCGACCATTGCGGACAACGGAGATGTCACCTTGAAGGTGTCACAAAAACTCTCCAACCTGGATGAGCAGGACACGACCAACGACACCTACAAAGCCTCCGAACGAACGGCCGACACCACGGTGGTGGTCCATGACAAGCAGACCCTGGTGATCGGCGGCCTGACGATGCAGACCGACGAGAAGGAAGACAGCGGAACGCCGACGGCTCGAAAAATTCCGGTTCTTGGCTATCTCTTCGGCACGAAGTCGACATCCAAACAGAAGCGGGAACTGCTGCTGTTCATTACCCCGACGGTGGTCAGGGATCCCATTCAGGCCGACGCCATGTCGGTGGAGTACAAGGAGGAAAAACCTATGCTCATAGACCAATCCGGGCTGGAGTTCGATTTGTAGTCGTCGCTGATATGGCGCAAGATCAATGCTTTCGTCTGGAAGAGAATGCGTGGAAGGTAATTGTTTGCTACCGCTCAGGACTTGGGTCGATCCAGGCGAAAAATTCGCCGATGGTTCGGCAGCCCGAAAACCGTAAAGAGGAGAATCCTTATGATGCGTGCGAGTATCATGACAGCGCTCTTGTTTGGGATGTTGTGTCTGAGCGCCAAGCCGGCATCTTCGCAGAGGGACCGGAGTTTTGCGCATTCCCTTGAGATGGTGTATTGTACGGACCTACCGAAGTTACAGAACGAAGGATGTAAAACGTATATTTACGAGCGGTTTGCCGGTTATCTAAAACGGAAATCCAAGGATACTTGTTTGAGACATTGTGAATTACATTATGAGTCTTTTGACCGAGATGCCTGCAATAAGGGCTGCGAGGATGTGTACTTTCAGGATGATATCCCTGAGGAACTCTACCCCTGATAGAATTCAAATGCCCAAAGCAAACCCAGCGCATAAATGATATACCGTGGCTCACCCAGAGGCAGGCAAAGCTCCTCATCAAACCGCTTTGCCCAAACGGAAAGGGAAAAAAGGCCATCCCACCGCCCCCCGGCCGCTTCATCCCCGGCTTCCTTGAGGAACAGCCACGGATGATCCATCTCCTGGACGAGGGGTCTGGTCAGTTTGCCGGCATGCGGTTGATGGACGCATACACGGCTGCGTGAGGGCAAGGGCCTTGCCCCTGGCCTCACTACAGCCGTCCGGTCCCGAGAGAGATTCTCAGTTCGGCACGCCCAATACGTGGGCGAAAATCGACGGGGAGACAAAAGCGGAAATGCACGATGCCCGCACGGAAGACGAGATAGGAGGGAGCGCGACCAGCCATCGGGATACCCTGCCCCAGGTCCGTACCAGCAGTTCGGACCAGCAGTTCGTACCAGTTGCCCAAATGATGGATTGCGCGGTGAAAATCGTCCTGACGGACGCCCTCTTCCGGCGGAAAAAAAGAAAAAGGCCGGGAGGTTATCCCAGCCTTTTTCAGATCAATGGTGCGAAGGGGGGACTCGAAATTTTCAAGTATCACACTGTAAAGTAAGTGAAAAATAAATTCTATTTTTTTACATACCCCTAAATATACCCCCAAAAAAAATTCCTGGGCTGCATCCCCTCCTCCCCGTCCATCACCACCACCGCGCCCAATATCCCCACTTTGGCGGTCAAGATACCGTCGTCACGATCCAGACCCGCGCCAAGAATTTACGATATTTCGTCAAGTGGTATCTGGTCGATGGTTCCCACTCTTTTTCAGGTGTCCACTCTCTGTTCACTGGTAGACCACCCGGGCCTCGACCTGCTACCAGCCCCACCATGGAATGGATCATCACTGCAGCCCTGGCCGTGGGCGTCTTCGTCCTGGTGGCGATCCTCGTCTTGAAGGCCAAGCGCCACGACGCCGGGACGGTTCCCGGGCTCTTTCACTTCGACAGGTACAAGCAAAACGAACTGACTCAGCGCGGAGTCTTCGACAAGACGAAATGGCATTGATGCCGGGCACGAATGCAGCCAGTTACCACCCTGCCGGGGACAGACGGGGGACAGCACGGCAAAAGGAAAGCGGCCCACCTCCCCCAGGGAAGCAGACCGCCTATGGTCCGGTTGCCGAGGCCCGTCACCCGGCCAGCAGTTCGTCCAATTCTTCGGGCCAGGGCCGCGTCCGATGACCATAAGACCGTGCCCGCCGGTTCAGCAGCGTCCACGCCTCGCGGGCGTCGATCTTGTCTCCCACCATGGGCAAAAAGCCGTTGTCCGCCTGACGGTTGATGTAGCTGGGGTAGCACCCCCACCATGCGGCGAACGTGCGCCGGGACATGAGCAGCTTTCGGGTATTCCCCATGTGGACACCTCCGCGTTTTTGGTGTGTTCAGCCAAGGCTAGGTTTAATAGGCAACATGCTTATTATAAATGACTTTCCCAGGGTGGACACCTATAACCTGTCGTTTTTTTCTGTGCCTAGAGAAATCCTGCGCCTCCGCGTATCCGCTTTGAAAACCGCCAGGAAGGACCCGTAATCTCATCCGGTCGCCGTCTCGCCATGCGCTTTGATGATCTCCCGATACCGGGCCTCGGCCCCGCGGATGAAGTGGCGCATGAAGTGGAAGGTGAAGTAGGCGGCCCCGGCCGGGTCATCCGCCCACACCCAGGGCACGCCGTAGCGGACGGAGAAGGCGCACATGCTCTGCAAGATGGCATGGGGTTTGGCCTGGCTGCGGTACTCGTGCTGGCGCACCTGCCCCAGGCTGCCCTCGATGACCACGGCGAAGGCGTCCAGCCCCCTGGCCCGGCGTAGCTCTCGCTCGAACCGGTCCCGCTCCCTGGTCAAAGAGGCCATCAGGTCGGGCAGGCTCTTACGCTCCACGGCGCACAGGTGGCCGAGGCCCGCCGGGGCGTAGTCGCCCACCTCCAGCGTCCCGGGCTCCACCACGGCCTCATAGCGGGAGAAGTCGAGGGCGGCCTGTTCTCGCGTATCAACCACGATTTTCATACCGCCCCCGTCGTCGCGGCGTGTACCCGGACCGCTTCGCGTCCCTGGTCTGTTGCATGCGCTCAAGCTCCCGGATGGACCTGGCTTCCAATTCCTCTTCCGTCATCGACGGCATGAGGATGGGGCTGGCTATCTGCCTGTAGGGGCTATGAGTTTTCATTTTAGTACCTCCGACACAATGCCTTGATCGTGGCCATGCCGGAGCGACATGCGCTTTGACCCCGCTTCAACTCTTCGGGGGTTAAGGGCCGACCGCTCAAACTGGCGTGCCAAACGGTCGCCATGGCCTCGGCCAAGCCGAAGTAGGCGGCTTGGCCCATCTCCAGATTGTCCATGCTGGACAAAAAAAGCTTGCGGACAGTCTGGCTATCGTTATCCATGCTGCACCTCCTGCATGGGCAATTCGCCCTTGTGTTGTTCGAGAAAAGGAAAAGCGTCCGCGAAAAGACTTCCCGCGTAGCTCACAAGGTCGGGATGGTGATTGGCCCGGAAGAGAAGGTGGGGCCGCCCCTCGGCCAGGACCACACGCAGGCCGTGGCTTCGGGCCAGGTCGACCAAGTCGAACGCCGCCCACCAGCCCTCAAAGTCGGGATGATCGATTTCGGGCGAGCTCGGCAGCCAGGAAAGGCCGGTTGTGTCGGCCTCGGGAAGCCCGGCCATAATCCAGGCCCTGACCATGCCCGGTTCGGCCAGGAGGTCGCCCACGTCCTTCCCTGCCGGGACCGGCCAGCGTTTGGCGTTGGCATAGTGCTCACGCCACCACGGCCAGCCACCGGCCCCGGCCTTGTCGAAATCCAAAGCCACCAGGACCACGGGAGCGGCCATAAACAGCGCGTGTGCCGCCGTATCGGGCTTTCCCTTTGCCGTGCCCAGGGCGACGCAAAAAACCGCGTCACGGGCTTCCTGAGCGGCCAGGATGGCATCAAGCTCGGACTCTACGACAACACAGGGCTTGCCCTTGCCCGGTGCCAGGACCATGGGCAGCTTTCCGCCGCT encodes:
- a CDS encoding ERCC4 domain-containing protein, translated to MKIVVDTREQAALDFSRYEAVVEPGTLEVGDYAPAGLGHLCAVERKSLPDLMASLTRERDRFERELRRARGLDAFAVVIEGSLGQVRQHEYRSQAKPHAILQSMCAFSVRYGVPWVWADDPAGAAYFTFHFMRHFIRGAEARYREIIKAHGETATG